The Propionibacterium freudenreichii subsp. freudenreichii genome contains a region encoding:
- the murD gene encoding UDP-N-acetylmuramoyl-L-alanine--D-glutamate ligase, whose protein sequence is MGVGMVTSVKEWIAGADRTSPWPQAHVVVAGLGTSGFAAADALLELGARVTVIDDVDAEAMHDHARILETLGATLRLGPGSSQHLPSDADVVVTSPGWRPDESLLAAAASRDLAIWGEPELAWRLMHPDRVIPWIGITGTNGKTTTTQMVDSILRAAGHKSAAVGNIGRPIIEAINDPAGYDVLAVELSSFQLHWSDSLSLYSAAALNLHADHLEWYSYAGDTDAAMVAYGADKAKIFHNVRTACVYNVAEPATRTMVEEAEVIEGARAIGFTLGIPKVAEVGVVDDMLVDRAFVQERQTSAMPVAALSDVHPFAPHNVENALAAAALTRSFGVPPRAVAQGLRDLHLGGHRIETVAQSDGITWVDDSKATNPNAANSSMRAYEHIVWIAGGQTKGTSFDELLTRHAKRLRGVVLLGVDRQVIADALRRHAPRVPVVVLDGKQTGVMDQAVQEASRMARPGDTVLLAPGAASKDMWTGYAARGDDFARAVKSLLASGDA, encoded by the coding sequence TTGGGTGTGGGGATGGTGACTTCGGTCAAGGAATGGATCGCTGGGGCCGATCGGACGTCGCCCTGGCCGCAGGCACATGTGGTGGTCGCCGGCCTGGGCACGTCGGGTTTCGCCGCTGCCGACGCATTGCTCGAGTTGGGCGCACGCGTCACGGTGATCGACGACGTGGATGCCGAGGCCATGCACGACCATGCCAGGATCCTCGAGACCCTCGGTGCCACGCTGCGGCTCGGGCCGGGTTCCAGCCAGCACCTGCCGTCCGACGCCGATGTGGTGGTCACCTCACCGGGCTGGCGTCCCGACGAATCGCTCCTGGCGGCCGCGGCCTCGCGGGACCTGGCCATCTGGGGCGAACCCGAACTGGCGTGGCGCCTCATGCATCCCGACCGCGTGATTCCCTGGATCGGAATCACCGGCACGAATGGCAAGACGACGACCACCCAGATGGTGGACTCGATCCTGCGAGCCGCCGGCCACAAGTCGGCCGCCGTGGGCAACATCGGACGGCCCATCATCGAGGCCATCAACGACCCGGCGGGGTACGACGTGCTGGCGGTGGAGCTGTCGAGCTTCCAGCTGCACTGGTCGGATTCCCTGAGCCTGTACTCGGCGGCCGCATTGAACCTGCATGCCGACCACCTGGAGTGGTACTCCTATGCCGGTGACACCGACGCGGCCATGGTGGCCTACGGGGCCGACAAGGCGAAGATCTTCCACAATGTGCGCACGGCATGCGTCTACAACGTCGCCGAACCCGCGACCCGGACGATGGTCGAGGAGGCGGAGGTGATCGAGGGCGCCCGCGCCATCGGCTTCACCCTGGGCATTCCCAAGGTCGCCGAGGTGGGCGTGGTGGACGACATGCTCGTCGACCGGGCCTTCGTACAGGAACGACAGACCTCGGCCATGCCGGTCGCAGCGCTGTCCGATGTGCATCCCTTCGCGCCCCACAACGTGGAGAATGCGCTGGCCGCAGCGGCCCTGACCCGCAGCTTCGGGGTTCCCCCGCGGGCCGTCGCACAGGGCCTTCGTGACCTGCACCTGGGTGGACACCGCATTGAGACGGTCGCCCAGTCCGATGGCATCACCTGGGTGGATGATTCGAAGGCCACCAACCCCAATGCGGCGAATTCCTCGATGCGCGCCTACGAGCACATCGTGTGGATCGCCGGTGGACAGACCAAGGGCACCAGCTTCGACGAACTGCTCACCCGCCATGCCAAGCGCCTGCGCGGGGTGGTGCTGTTGGGCGTCGATCGGCAGGTCATTGCCGATGCTTTGCGGCGACACGCCCCGCGGGTGCCGGTGGTCGTGCTGGACGGGAAGCAGACTGGGGTGATGGATCAGGCGGTGCAGGAGGCGTCCCGCATGGCACGTCCCGGCGATACCGTCCTGCTCGCGCCGGGAGCGGCGAGCAAGGACATGTGGACCGGTTACGCGGCGCGCGGTGACGACTTCGCCAGGGCCGTGAAGAGTCTGCTGGCATCGGGTGACGCCTAG
- a CDS encoding peptidoglycan D,D-transpeptidase FtsI family protein, with the protein MMAGQPNKPSRGNSSGRNPSRSNPSAGTGSRRPGGARRPSGGPRPGSGQRGRQRSSGASTRESLNQALSTMRLKIGDSTKRIRIFFVVMAVAITLLAGRALVVQGINSQAVAAAAAASMKVSLDQDRVLKPVRGAFLDSNGEVLATNLPAVKVIADPYAISLNGYNADSLSANARSTLAQNTPKQIADVLVAHLGGTAADYLPQLSRVTGANGQPNRYEVMASKVPADVYQQILADMAKQTDALEDTGLNGITKEDDPQRIYPSGTLASNVLGFVNSEGSGAAGLESYANGNLAGSEGFEQYQTSQYGRIPLGNSTVKEATNGTSYQLTLDSELQYQAQQLLNSQVAKWQAVTGTTIAMNVKTGEVLAMATTPSFDSNKPGDVTDAGTLGNRAVSAAYEPGSVQKVFTMAALLDAGLISPDTKVQVPAGVQSGGSVIRDADLHSDTKYMTARGVIYNSSNVGATLLSRLMDKDTFHQYMADFGLGSTTGIEQPGESAGYLPGTDMEDYTKDQMAFGQGVSVTAIQMAAGLSAVTNGGVYHEPTLIKSATDASGKNVELPARSSRRVISEDASAQLRNMMEAVVAAGPNAANTMITGYTMGAKSGTAQTINPNTGAYDSDLYMSSYVSVAPLDDPQILVYTVMQVHGQYGGTVAMPTSRDLMKIALPRYGVLPEADVPKDTDPLTYSP; encoded by the coding sequence ATGATGGCCGGGCAGCCCAACAAGCCATCACGGGGCAACTCCTCGGGCAGGAACCCCTCGCGCAGCAATCCTTCCGCAGGTACCGGTTCCCGGCGCCCCGGTGGCGCACGCCGGCCCTCCGGTGGCCCGCGCCCCGGTTCCGGGCAGCGGGGACGACAGCGCTCGTCGGGCGCCTCCACGCGCGAATCGTTGAACCAGGCCCTGTCGACGATGCGCCTGAAGATCGGCGACTCCACCAAGCGCATCCGGATCTTCTTCGTCGTGATGGCCGTGGCGATCACCCTGCTCGCGGGACGGGCCCTGGTGGTGCAGGGCATCAATTCCCAGGCGGTGGCCGCCGCCGCTGCCGCCAGCATGAAGGTCTCGCTCGACCAGGACCGCGTGCTCAAGCCGGTGCGCGGCGCCTTCCTGGACAGCAACGGCGAGGTCCTGGCCACCAACCTTCCGGCGGTGAAGGTGATCGCCGACCCCTACGCCATCTCGCTCAACGGCTACAACGCCGACTCGTTGTCCGCGAACGCCAGGAGCACCCTGGCGCAGAACACCCCCAAGCAGATCGCCGACGTGCTGGTGGCCCACCTGGGTGGCACTGCCGCCGACTACCTGCCCCAACTCAGCCGGGTCACCGGCGCCAACGGGCAGCCGAACCGTTACGAGGTGATGGCCTCGAAGGTCCCCGCCGACGTCTACCAGCAGATCCTGGCCGACATGGCCAAGCAGACCGATGCCCTGGAGGACACCGGCCTCAATGGCATCACCAAGGAGGACGATCCACAACGGATCTATCCCTCCGGCACGCTCGCCTCCAATGTGCTGGGCTTCGTGAACTCCGAGGGCTCGGGAGCTGCGGGGTTGGAGTCCTATGCGAACGGCAACCTGGCCGGCAGCGAGGGCTTCGAGCAGTACCAGACCAGTCAGTACGGGCGCATCCCCCTGGGCAACTCCACCGTCAAGGAAGCGACCAACGGCACCAGCTACCAGCTGACCCTCGACTCCGAGCTGCAGTACCAGGCCCAGCAGCTCCTCAACTCCCAGGTTGCCAAGTGGCAGGCGGTCACGGGCACCACCATCGCCATGAACGTGAAGACGGGCGAGGTGCTGGCCATGGCCACCACGCCCAGCTTCGATTCCAACAAGCCCGGTGACGTCACCGATGCCGGCACCCTGGGCAATCGGGCCGTGAGCGCCGCCTACGAGCCCGGCTCGGTGCAGAAGGTGTTCACGATGGCGGCCCTGCTGGACGCGGGGCTCATCTCACCCGACACGAAGGTGCAGGTTCCCGCCGGGGTGCAATCGGGTGGCAGCGTGATCCGCGATGCCGACCTGCACTCCGACACCAAGTACATGACCGCCCGCGGGGTCATCTACAACTCGTCCAATGTGGGTGCCACCCTGCTGTCGCGGCTCATGGACAAGGACACCTTCCACCAGTACATGGCCGATTTCGGCCTTGGTTCGACCACCGGCATCGAACAGCCTGGTGAGTCGGCCGGATACCTGCCCGGTACCGACATGGAGGACTACACGAAGGACCAGATGGCCTTCGGACAGGGCGTCTCGGTTACCGCCATCCAGATGGCGGCCGGGCTGTCCGCGGTGACCAATGGTGGCGTCTACCACGAGCCCACCCTCATCAAGAGTGCCACCGATGCGTCCGGCAAGAACGTCGAGCTTCCCGCGCGGTCCAGCCGTCGGGTGATCTCCGAGGACGCCAGCGCCCAGCTGCGCAACATGATGGAGGCGGTGGTTGCCGCCGGCCCGAATGCGGCCAATACGATGATCACCGGCTACACGATGGGTGCCAAGTCGGGCACCGCCCAAACCATCAACCCCAATACCGGTGCCTATGACTCTGACCTGTACATGTCGTCCTATGTCTCGGTCGCCCCACTGGATGACCCCCAGATCCTGGTGTATACGGTGATGCAGGTGCACGGACAGTACGGCGGCACCGTTGCCATGCCCACCTCGCGCGACCTGATGAAGATCGCCCTGCCCCGCTATGGTGTTCTGCCTGAGGCTGATGTACCCAAGGACACCGATCCCCTCACCTATTCACCGTGA
- a CDS encoding UDP-N-acetylmuramoyl-tripeptide--D-alanyl-D-alanine ligase, with amino-acid sequence MRVTTTGDLAELVSAHGTPCRLQGSAAVPVGPQVVIDTHQVTPGALFVGLPGEHVDGADLAPQAAGAGAAAALVGHDVTAGLPRLIVEDAGRGLSALATGVVATELARGLITFAITGSSGKTSTKDLLAQVLEATGPTVSPAGNHNNEIGVPLSACGVDATTRYLVSEMGSRGKGDVATLCRIVPPRISTVLNVGTAHLGEFGSQDAIAEAKGEIVEALPADGWAVLNADDPRVAAMAPRTNAHIARWTTTGAARASDAELFVSADHITTDALQRGSFQLRVTRGGATSTHPVRLRLIGAHQVLNATAAATMALAAGLDPAAVAASLSTATTRSPLRMELHELRGGIALINDSYNANPDSMAAALHAVAAMGAARHDEYPRARTIAILGEMGELGTQSARLHARVARLAADLGIDIVIALGDHAGTMAQAAREGGAQARAARKEEVADSLELVPGDIVLVKASRSMALEDITAQLLSLDAATTHHAAGKEELPR; translated from the coding sequence GTGCGTGTCACTACTACCGGCGATCTGGCCGAGCTGGTCTCGGCCCATGGCACGCCCTGTCGATTGCAGGGCAGTGCCGCCGTGCCGGTGGGACCCCAGGTGGTTATTGACACGCATCAGGTGACGCCCGGTGCGCTGTTCGTCGGCCTGCCCGGCGAGCATGTCGACGGCGCCGACCTGGCCCCGCAGGCCGCCGGTGCCGGAGCAGCTGCGGCGCTGGTCGGCCACGACGTCACGGCCGGGCTTCCCCGCCTGATCGTCGAGGATGCCGGCAGAGGACTGTCCGCCCTGGCCACCGGCGTGGTGGCCACCGAACTGGCGCGTGGACTGATCACCTTCGCGATCACCGGGTCCAGCGGCAAGACGTCCACCAAGGACCTCCTGGCCCAGGTGCTGGAGGCCACCGGCCCCACGGTCAGCCCGGCCGGCAACCACAACAACGAGATCGGCGTGCCGCTGTCGGCGTGCGGGGTGGACGCCACCACGCGCTACCTGGTCAGCGAGATGGGTTCGCGGGGCAAGGGCGATGTCGCCACGTTGTGCCGCATCGTGCCGCCCAGGATCTCCACCGTGCTCAATGTCGGGACCGCCCATCTGGGCGAATTCGGCAGTCAGGACGCCATCGCCGAGGCGAAGGGCGAGATCGTCGAGGCCCTTCCCGCCGATGGCTGGGCCGTGCTGAACGCTGACGACCCACGGGTCGCCGCGATGGCACCACGCACCAATGCCCATATCGCCCGTTGGACCACAACCGGTGCCGCACGGGCCTCCGACGCCGAACTGTTCGTCAGCGCCGACCACATCACCACCGATGCCCTGCAGCGGGGCTCCTTCCAGCTGCGGGTCACCCGCGGCGGCGCGACCAGTACGCACCCGGTGCGGCTGCGCCTGATCGGTGCCCATCAGGTGCTCAACGCTACGGCTGCGGCCACGATGGCGCTGGCGGCCGGGCTCGATCCCGCCGCCGTGGCCGCATCACTCAGCACGGCGACCACCCGCTCTCCGCTGCGCATGGAACTCCATGAGCTGCGCGGCGGCATCGCCCTGATCAATGATTCCTACAACGCCAACCCGGATTCCATGGCTGCGGCACTGCATGCGGTGGCTGCCATGGGCGCGGCGCGGCACGACGAATATCCCCGGGCCCGCACCATCGCGATCTTGGGGGAGATGGGCGAGCTGGGCACCCAGTCCGCGCGGTTGCACGCCCGGGTGGCCCGGCTGGCCGCCGATCTGGGGATCGACATCGTCATTGCCCTGGGCGACCATGCCGGGACGATGGCGCAAGCGGCCCGTGAGGGCGGCGCACAGGCGCGTGCGGCACGCAAGGAGGAGGTGGCTGACAGCCTCGAGCTCGTCCCGGGCGATATTGTGCTGGTGAAAGCCAGCCGCTCGATGGCCCTTGAGGACATCACTGCGCAGCTGCTTTCGCTTGATGCCGCTACAACCCATCACGCGGCCGGTAAGGAGGAACTCCCGCGATGA
- a CDS encoding UDP-N-acetylmuramoyl-L-alanyl-D-glutamate--2,6-diaminopimelate ligase: MTTNQNPTNRPRAARPAHVQPISLAGAADGLSVRLPAGADHLQIVDVYLDSRSVLPGSLYVGLPGTRTHGANFAAQAAALGAVALLTDAEGAELAADAGLPIVVAEQPRVAMAHMAARVFGDPTRDLLMIGITGTNGKTTCAFLIEGALIAAGHRVGTIGTIGFRLEGEPLPSSRSTITTPESCDLQALFAVMREGGADAIVMEVSSHALALDRVEGVHFDVAAFTNLGRDHLDFHKTQEAYFEAKAKLFRPTMTSRAVINGDDPWGRILVERADAAGAPHVVTTGFDPERDYRVLDSTPTIEGGEHIELATPGEAMAFDIALPGQYNVANAATTIAVLAQAGVNLDRAVPGLEKALVPGRMQRVDLGPDSPRVYVDFAHTPQAVESALSALPGRTLVVLGAGGDRDEAKRGPMGVAAARHADVVVVTDDNPRTEDPATIRAEVLAGARQVPDTEVIDGLDRRHAIGLALGMAHAGDAVAILGKGHETTQEINGVLHPFNDVTVVQQAWTSDHPDAAPADHEKPRTRGI; the protein is encoded by the coding sequence ATGACGACAAATCAGAACCCCACGAACCGCCCGCGCGCAGCACGGCCGGCACATGTGCAACCCATTTCACTGGCCGGCGCTGCGGACGGATTGTCGGTCCGCCTTCCGGCCGGCGCCGATCACCTGCAGATCGTCGACGTCTACCTCGATTCACGCTCCGTGCTGCCGGGCAGCCTGTATGTCGGCCTGCCGGGCACCCGCACGCATGGCGCCAACTTCGCCGCGCAGGCGGCAGCGCTCGGGGCAGTGGCCCTGCTGACCGACGCCGAGGGCGCGGAACTGGCCGCCGACGCCGGACTGCCGATCGTGGTGGCCGAGCAGCCCAGGGTGGCGATGGCACACATGGCCGCCCGCGTGTTCGGCGACCCCACCCGCGACCTGTTGATGATCGGGATCACCGGCACCAATGGCAAGACCACCTGTGCCTTCCTGATCGAAGGGGCATTGATCGCCGCCGGCCACCGCGTCGGCACCATCGGCACGATCGGTTTCCGGCTCGAGGGCGAGCCACTGCCCAGCTCACGCAGCACCATCACGACGCCCGAGTCCTGCGACCTGCAGGCCCTGTTCGCCGTGATGCGCGAGGGTGGCGCCGATGCCATCGTGATGGAGGTCAGCTCGCACGCGCTGGCCCTGGACCGTGTCGAGGGCGTGCACTTCGACGTGGCCGCCTTCACCAACCTGGGACGCGACCACCTCGACTTCCACAAGACCCAGGAGGCCTATTTCGAGGCCAAGGCCAAGCTGTTCCGCCCCACCATGACAAGCCGCGCAGTCATCAACGGCGACGACCCGTGGGGCAGGATCCTGGTGGAGCGTGCCGACGCGGCCGGTGCCCCGCACGTGGTGACCACGGGATTTGATCCGGAGCGCGACTACCGGGTGCTCGACTCGACGCCGACCATCGAGGGCGGGGAACACATCGAACTCGCTACGCCCGGTGAGGCGATGGCCTTCGATATCGCCCTGCCCGGCCAGTACAACGTCGCGAACGCCGCCACCACGATTGCCGTGCTCGCCCAGGCTGGCGTCAACCTGGACCGGGCTGTGCCCGGCCTGGAGAAGGCGCTGGTTCCAGGACGCATGCAGCGCGTTGACCTGGGGCCGGACAGCCCCAGGGTCTATGTGGATTTCGCCCACACCCCGCAGGCCGTCGAGTCTGCGCTGTCGGCCCTTCCCGGACGCACGCTCGTCGTCCTGGGGGCCGGTGGCGATCGCGACGAGGCCAAGCGCGGACCGATGGGCGTGGCCGCCGCCCGCCACGCCGACGTGGTGGTGGTCACCGATGACAACCCGCGCACCGAGGACCCTGCCACGATCCGGGCCGAGGTGCTGGCCGGGGCCCGGCAGGTGCCCGACACCGAGGTGATCGACGGACTCGACCGCAGGCATGCCATCGGCCTGGCGCTGGGGATGGCACACGCCGGCGACGCCGTCGCGATCCTCGGCAAGGGCCATGAGACCACCCAGGAGATCAACGGGGTGCTGCACCCCTTCAATGACGTCACCGTCGTGCAGCAGGCCTGGACGTCCGACCATCCGGATGCTGCGCCCGCAGACCACGAAAAACCAAGGACAAGGGGAATCTGA
- the murG gene encoding undecaprenyldiphospho-muramoylpentapeptide beta-N-acetylglucosaminyltransferase, translating to MVNVVLAGGGTAGHTSPLIATAEQLAMADPGGSLVCVGTAKGLETRVIPEAGLRLELIPPVPLPRHVNADLFKVPTRLVGAVRAASRILRTAHADVVIGFGGYVSMPVYLAARRMHVPVVVHEQNALPGLANRIAARFAAAVLTTFPDTRLPHAQRVGLPVRDAIAELAEQGRSARRGPARDSFGLRRDLPVLLVSGGSSGARSINRATVAARDQLLAAGVQVLHVLGLKNFHDDKPVTDQQTGAGYHPVAYVDDMASAYAAADLMLARSGAGTVVETAVVGLPAIMVPLPIGNGEQARNAAPLVGADAGIIVPDDELGPQRLIREVVPLINDADRLSTMGEAAQRVMPAGAAQRVANVVLQEASR from the coding sequence ATGGTCAACGTCGTGTTGGCCGGCGGCGGAACGGCGGGGCACACCTCGCCGTTGATCGCCACGGCGGAGCAATTGGCCATGGCCGACCCGGGTGGCTCCCTGGTCTGCGTCGGCACCGCCAAGGGCCTGGAAACCCGCGTCATCCCCGAGGCCGGACTGAGGCTGGAACTCATTCCGCCGGTTCCCCTGCCCCGTCATGTGAATGCCGACCTGTTCAAGGTGCCCACGAGGCTGGTGGGTGCTGTCCGCGCGGCCTCGCGCATCCTGCGCACAGCCCACGCCGATGTCGTGATCGGCTTCGGGGGCTATGTGTCGATGCCGGTCTACCTGGCGGCGCGCCGGATGCACGTGCCGGTGGTGGTACACGAGCAGAATGCCCTGCCCGGACTGGCCAATCGCATCGCCGCACGCTTCGCGGCGGCCGTGCTCACCACCTTCCCCGACACCCGGTTGCCCCATGCCCAGCGCGTCGGCTTGCCGGTGCGCGATGCCATCGCCGAGCTGGCCGAGCAGGGTCGCTCCGCGCGGCGGGGCCCGGCCCGGGACAGCTTCGGGCTGCGCCGTGACCTGCCGGTGCTGTTGGTCAGCGGCGGCTCCTCGGGGGCCCGATCCATCAACCGCGCAACCGTGGCGGCCCGTGACCAACTCCTGGCCGCCGGCGTCCAGGTGCTGCACGTGCTGGGCCTGAAGAACTTCCATGACGACAAGCCGGTGACCGATCAGCAGACCGGAGCCGGCTACCACCCGGTGGCCTATGTCGACGACATGGCCTCGGCCTATGCAGCCGCCGATCTCATGCTGGCCCGCAGCGGTGCCGGCACCGTCGTCGAGACGGCCGTGGTGGGCCTGCCGGCAATCATGGTGCCCCTGCCGATCGGCAATGGTGAGCAGGCCCGCAATGCCGCCCCCCTGGTGGGGGCCGACGCCGGGATCATCGTGCCTGACGACGAGCTGGGCCCGCAGCGCCTGATCAGGGAGGTGGTACCGCTCATCAACGACGCGGACCGCCTGTCCACCATGGGGGAGGCCGCGCAGCGCGTCATGCCTGCGGGCGCCGCCCAGCGAGTGGCGAACGTGGTGTTGCAGGAGGCCTCACGATGA
- a CDS encoding peptidoglycan glycosyltransferase FtsW, with translation MSTATDDRATRDPDTSGGGASSLSRAFAHPLADYYLLLTCSGLLLALGVIMVLSSSSAYAAANMNDSYYFFTRQVAFLIAGVLACGWLARRSEDFFKLFGWVVLIGSMAAQLLVLLTPLGTPPSGISSKGNRNWLYLGPLSMQPAEFAKLGLIVWAAAILATRGTTIREPKRLFVPYLVGFGVVLGMVLAGGDLGTAVIIVAIMIAMLWFVGAPGWTLAGIIGVAGLGALGMVVTSANRMARVKAFLSGSGASSEQPLHSIYALATGGWWGVGLGRSRMKWGGLYDGVLNDYVFAVLGEEMGLIGTLTLIVLFLVFGIAGVRIALRSKGTFWRLAAAGITAWFLVQACANIAVAMKLLPVMGVPLPFISYGGSSLLANLMGVGVLLAAARNEPDAKVALNTQRPPAAEPVRVTSVVDRKGR, from the coding sequence ATGTCGACCGCGACCGATGATCGCGCAACGCGGGACCCGGACACGTCCGGGGGCGGGGCATCGTCCCTGTCGCGTGCCTTCGCGCACCCGCTGGCCGACTACTACCTGTTGCTCACCTGCTCGGGCCTGCTGCTCGCGCTGGGTGTGATCATGGTGCTGAGTTCGTCGTCGGCCTATGCCGCGGCGAACATGAATGATTCCTACTACTTCTTCACCCGCCAGGTCGCCTTCCTGATCGCCGGGGTCCTCGCCTGCGGTTGGCTGGCGCGGCGCAGTGAGGACTTCTTCAAGTTGTTCGGCTGGGTGGTGCTCATCGGATCCATGGCTGCCCAGCTCCTGGTGCTCCTCACACCACTCGGAACGCCTCCCTCGGGCATCAGCTCCAAGGGCAATCGCAACTGGCTCTACCTCGGTCCGTTGAGCATGCAGCCGGCCGAGTTCGCAAAGCTCGGGCTCATCGTGTGGGCCGCCGCGATCCTCGCCACCCGGGGCACCACCATCCGCGAGCCGAAGCGACTCTTCGTGCCCTACCTGGTGGGCTTCGGCGTCGTGCTCGGCATGGTCCTGGCCGGGGGTGACCTGGGCACCGCCGTGATCATCGTTGCCATCATGATCGCGATGCTGTGGTTCGTCGGCGCACCGGGATGGACCCTCGCCGGCATCATCGGCGTGGCCGGCCTGGGTGCACTGGGCATGGTCGTCACGAGCGCGAACCGGATGGCCCGGGTCAAGGCCTTCCTGTCGGGCTCCGGCGCATCCTCGGAGCAGCCCCTCCACTCGATCTACGCCCTGGCCACCGGTGGCTGGTGGGGCGTGGGGCTGGGACGCTCCCGCATGAAGTGGGGCGGCCTGTACGACGGGGTGCTCAACGACTATGTCTTTGCCGTGCTCGGTGAGGAGATGGGGCTCATCGGCACCCTGACGCTCATCGTGCTGTTCCTGGTCTTCGGCATCGCGGGGGTGCGCATTGCACTGCGCAGCAAGGGCACCTTCTGGCGCCTTGCCGCAGCCGGCATCACCGCATGGTTCCTGGTGCAGGCCTGTGCGAACATCGCGGTGGCCATGAAGCTCCTGCCGGTGATGGGCGTGCCCCTGCCGTTCATCAGCTACGGCGGCTCATCCCTGCTGGCGAACCTCATGGGTGTGGGCGTCCTGCTCGCCGCCGCCAGGAACGAGCCGGATGCGAAGGTCGCGCTGAATACCCAACGCCCGCCGGCTGCAGAGCCGGTACGGGTGACATCGGTGGTCGACAGGAAGGGGCGGTGA
- the mraY gene encoding phospho-N-acetylmuramoyl-pentapeptide-transferase → MITILGAGVLALLITLIGTKFFIVFLVHRGYGQFIRDDGPTSHRKKRGTPTMGGLVVIAAAVLAYFLSHLITNTRITVSGVLVLGVLVATGFLGFLDDWRKISKQRSLGLKPRGKLIGQLSIGVTFGVLSLIFPAAAGDVRSHPASQYVSFLHDIDWLRLPVVLAILWMTFLITSASNAVNLTDGLDGLATGASTMVFGAFALIAIFESNQWCLTGSHLPRCYDVRDPSDLAVVAIALAAACFGFLWWNAKPAKIFLGDTGSLALGAAMAGLAIFTRTELLLIVLGLLFVIETLSVMIQVGYFKLSHGKRVFKMAPLHHHFELVGWDEPTVVVRFWIICGVSVATALGLFYGGWVWGW, encoded by the coding sequence ATGATCACGATCCTCGGAGCGGGAGTTCTGGCGTTACTGATAACGCTGATCGGCACCAAGTTCTTCATTGTCTTCCTGGTGCACCGCGGCTATGGGCAATTCATCCGCGACGACGGACCCACCAGTCACCGCAAGAAGCGTGGCACCCCCACGATGGGGGGCCTGGTGGTCATCGCTGCGGCCGTGCTCGCCTATTTCCTGTCGCACCTGATCACCAATACCCGCATCACCGTGTCGGGGGTGCTCGTACTCGGGGTGCTCGTCGCCACCGGTTTCCTGGGCTTCCTGGACGACTGGAGGAAGATCTCCAAGCAACGGTCCCTGGGGCTGAAGCCCCGCGGCAAGTTGATCGGCCAGCTCTCCATCGGCGTTACCTTCGGGGTGCTGTCCCTGATCTTCCCCGCCGCCGCGGGCGATGTCCGTTCGCACCCGGCCAGCCAGTACGTCTCCTTCCTGCATGACATCGACTGGCTCCGGCTGCCCGTGGTGCTGGCCATCCTGTGGATGACCTTCCTAATCACCTCCGCGTCCAATGCGGTCAACCTCACCGATGGCCTCGACGGGCTTGCCACCGGGGCCTCCACCATGGTCTTCGGTGCCTTCGCGCTGATCGCGATCTTCGAGTCGAACCAGTGGTGCCTGACCGGCAGCCACCTGCCGCGTTGCTACGACGTGCGCGATCCCTCCGACCTGGCGGTGGTGGCGATTGCGCTGGCGGCGGCCTGTTTCGGCTTCCTGTGGTGGAATGCGAAACCCGCCAAGATCTTCCTGGGTGACACGGGTTCGCTCGCCCTGGGTGCGGCAATGGCCGGGTTGGCGATCTTCACGCGCACCGAACTGTTGCTGATCGTGCTCGGCCTGCTGTTCGTCATCGAGACGCTCTCGGTGATGATCCAGGTGGGCTATTTCAAGCTGTCGCATGGCAAGCGCGTGTTCAAGATGGCACCGCTGCACCATCACTTCGAGCTCGTCGGGTGGGACGAGCCGACCGTCGTGGTGCGTTTCTGGATCATTTGCGGGGTGTCCGTCGCCACGGCACTCGGTCTGTTCTATGGCGGTTGGGTGTGGGGATGGTGA